TTGTtaggttattgaagttataagtaaataattttagtaaagCTATGAGCATAGTGTCAACTTATTGTTGAGAGTTGCTAAAAGTTACTTGTTATGGTGTTTGATTATAATTCTTTCTAACTTTGGAGAAAGTAATAAATGATCTTGCGACTCAATAACCTTAAGAATTGTCATTATCGTCACATTAGTGCTATATTACCACCGTAAGATTTAAATGTGACgcgttattttatttaatggtAACGTAAATCGTTATAACTCAAATTGAGTTGATGTAAAGGAACAATTCATATAATCCtctttattttatcttatttttttttatttggtggaaagacttatgttattATTTAGCTAGTGATTGCGACTTGTAGTGAATGAGATGTTTGTATGCTAAAGTAATTGGAAACTTATCTTatatggatgatagtggttactttgacATTTAGTTAGATAAgtgaacttattagttctactcataacttatataggtgcccatttcataaaaggaaagtagaaccttagttgggtgattttgtgacttttgatcgtgcagtgacgcttacaagtacgtacacgcagtaattaattatcatattcatcgtttcaaggtattatcaatatttcatgattatatacaTCGTATTCAAATTATAGAGCGCTAGAAAGTAGACTGTGCTAtcgaatagtcataatagtggtaTAGGCAAGTAGAGTGAAAGCAtgaggagactatgagaacaaatttctaaatagtagagaacgcactatggttgtgtgtggtatcgaaatGATTCCCtagttattgagccttgattatgattagttggagtgactcaactggattatgtctggTTGATTTAGtggtcccctaggtgagatccgacaggatcaccgtaaggggggtatgagcatatgtttttcattgggcgccgggtggccgatacccccacttgaccgaggtgttaccatgcgggccatgcaaaccccaatatggtggcctcttcactgtactggtaccccagtgtgttagttttcccgaaggtagaacccgagagggtcagctggagggggtatgagctcatacttttccGTGGGCGctgggtggccgataacgcccttggccgtgtcactatgccatgaatagagaaaagatctaCTACCTCTGAATATACTTCGagggattagtagtttgaaagagaaatcatgAGTGTAGAAGTGtatagacagatgagtagattcGTTATTATTGTGCTATATCGTTGCCTATCGTTTCGTGTaatgattttaattgttataagttcattgattactgacgtgtatgtgtttgctATTGTTTGTTCATGACCTTCTATGATATTCCTACTATGATACATTTGACTATTGTCCTTAttttgagcagcaggaggatcatagcttggcataataggtataggagcttcttttgcttggCATTGGGGAAAGAGTGGAGTACAATTATCGCAATTACTATACGATTAGCCTGAAGTTGTAGCtcttatattatttgttaagttttgGGTTGTATAGTTCTTTTGTGTGAaaccatgtgactccttgtatgattcatagttccgctgcgtagttttggATGTATGTCCGTAAATCTACTTCTTTTGTAGTCGTTAAAACCAATGCGTTGACATTGGAAGCACGATTCGTATtcgagttgatgatttgaggaacCGATGATGTTTCATTCCGTCGTGACATATTTTGGATGGCATTGAGGCCTTGGATTATTTTAGTTGTGTTATCTTATTTACTTACCTTGGTCACACACCCTTAATTTTTAGAGGAGGTGCTgctgaaatttccactcacATTTCCTTTAAGGTTTACCTTCAACGTATAATTATattctttctcttttctttatgtaacacccgaatttcctcccgtcctttacgattttggtttcgtataagggtcgaaaattcaggggtgttacaagtgGTTACCAGAGCCAGTAGTTCCTACTTTGACGCTTGTGTTTTAAAGTCTTTAAGAAACTATTTGAAGTTAACGTTGCGCGTGAGAGCTGGGATAGATTTGGGATAGATATACGACTTATGTTTGCATTGTGGTGATCATTGCTCGTGCATAAGTAGAATAAGTTAAGTAACTTGATATTAGATTCATAAGTGTAAGTTGTTCATACTTATGACTTTCTTATGAGCAATGGCTTGTTCAATACATGTTAGTTATGATCCTTGGAATGTCaagtattattagtattagtgcaGCTTTTGGTATAACTTTATAAATCTGTATAATAATCCTTAAATATGATGTTAATTTGAACCTTATTGGTATGAGAAGGTTAATGCATTACGTGTTGGGTGCTCAAGAATCATGTATGACAATATTCAGTTCCTATACATGAATTCTGTCTTTCAACTGTTCATTACGAAATCCTTTGAGCCAATGTAATATAGTATAAGATTGATCATCATGGAGGTGGGGGTACGCATATAGTTAAGTTTAGATCATGAGTTAAGATCCTTGACACCACACTTCCTCGTCATTTTGGCATAGatggaaaaataaacttatattcgTGTTGGATATGATGTTTATAGGAAATGCCTCCTCTATCTAGCAAGCGTTTGAGACAGCGCTCTTCTAACAAGGAACTACTTGAGCTAGTTATGGAATTGGCTGAGGAGCGGAAGTCAAAGTCCAAGTCAACCGCAGAGACATCTTCCTCTATGAGCAAGAGGATCTCTCAGAATAAACCTCCAACGTACTCAAGAGCTGGGGAACCTGCATCTTTAGAAAGTTGGTGGCGAGAGTTTGATAAACTTTTCAACGTGGTGCAATGCCCTGAGAACTTGAGGGTAGACCAGGCTGCATTCTACCTTCAAGAAGAGGCAGACTATTGGTGGTCAAACGCAAGAGATAGAGTGATTAGTGATCCCGATAATCCGCTGAGTTGGAAAGAATTCAAGACACTGATTCGAGAAAAGTCTTACCCACCACATATCAGGAAGCAAAACTCGAATGAATTTGCTAGGCTTGAGATGGGCGAGATGACCGTGGATGAATACTACAAGAAATTCATGGAATATATCAAATACTGCCCTGATGACGTCCCCACcgaagaaaagaagatgcaaagGTTCGAGTTGGGATTGGTGAATGAAGTGCAATTTCACATCGATAGCGACAGATACACCACTTTAGACGCTATGTACCAAAGAGCTGCACAAGTTGGGAGCTTGATTAAGATGGGCAAAGGAAAAAGGCCTGAGATGAGTAGTGTGGCAGCCACCAGTGGGGAGAAAAGGAAGGAGAGCTTTATTCAGCAAAACAACTTCCTTAACAACAAGAGACATCAAAACTTCAATGACCAACACCTCGGGAATGGTAGAAATGGCAAGCCTCAGCTGGGAGGTTCCAATGATCGAAAGGTGATCAAGGATCGTCATGGCAAGGAGAGGGTCTTCTTCTGCGCCAAGTGTCCCAACAATCACCCAGGGAGAGACTGCAATGGAAATCTCGTGGAATGCAAATACTGTGGCAAGCTGGGACACCGAGAATATGAATCTTTTGTAAAGCATGGACATCCAGCTCAACAACATAGTGGTCCACAAAACTCCAGACTGGGAAATTTCGGAAATAACAAGAATGGGAACGATCACAGTGGTAGGAAGCAAAACCATTAGAGGAATTGGAATGGAAACTGCACTCCTCAAAGTAGCTTCAAGTCTGGAGGATCTAATGGGAACAGTACCGAGAATGGCAATGGAGAAGCCAGTACGGTTGTAGCTCATCCAACTATTGGAAGGTTGACCGCTATCAATAGCAAGGAAGCATAGTCGGGGAGAGATGTGGTGATAGGTTCGTTCTGTGTGAACTCTGTACCTGTTAAAGTATTGACTGATACTGGAGCATTCGATTCTTTTATATGCACATCAAAGATCGAGAGGTTAGGATCAAAGAACCCAGAATCCACCTCTAATGTCGTAGCGATTCCGTCGGGAGAGTTGTTCCAGTGTACTAAGCTATATAGAGGAGTTCCTTTGACCATAGGGGATGTCTTCTTTCCTCGTGACTTGTATGAGCTTGATATGGATGACTTAGACATTATTCTCGGGATAGATTGGTTAGGTCATTTTAAGGTAGAGATTGAGTGCGACAAACAAGAAGTGAGGCTTGTAGGACCTAAGGGAAAAAGGGTAAAGTATAATAAGGGTACTTCGGGGTTACGGGCTAAAATGGTATCTTCCTTGAGGATGAAGGGATTGCTGAGACAGGGATTACCTTGTTACTTGTGTCATGTTCGAAGGATAGAGGATAAGGTTGTGACTCCTGAGTCTATTCCTGTCGTAAACAAGTTTATAGATGTCTTCCCAGACGAAATACCAGGAATGCCACCTACTCGGGATTTTGAATTTACCATAGACTTAGTATCGAGGGTGGGACTCATATCCAGAGCGCCTTATAGGATGGCACCAGCAGAGATGgaagaattaagaaaacaaGTAGAAGAGTTGTTAGAGAAAGGGTACATATGACCGAGTGTTTCGCCCTGGGGGGCATTTGTGTTGTTTGTTCGCAAGAAGGATGGGAGTATGAGACTATGCATAGATTACCATGAGTTGAACAAGGTTAATGTGAAAAACAAATATCCTCTACCGAGGATTGATGACTTATTTGACCAGCTTAAGGGAGCTGGGGTGTTTTCCAAGATCGACTTGAGGTCTGGCTATCATCGGTTGAGAATTGCGGAGAGAGATGTATCGAAGACGGCCTTTAGGACTCACTACGGGCATTTTGATTTTacagtgatgccatttgggttaacaaatgcaccAGCAGCTttcatgtgtttgatgaatcagGTATTTAGTGCATGTTTGATAAGTTCGTCGTagtcttcattgatgatatcttggtgtattcgAAGGATGAGGGAGAGCACGAGCAACATTTGAGGCAAGTATTGCAGATACTTCGGGAGAATCAATTGTATGCCGAATTTTCtgtgtgagttttggcttgaaaaAGTATCATTCCTGGGGCATTTTGTATCGTTACCGTGGATCCAACTACGATTGAGGTGGTGAGGGATTGGCCTATACCGACTGAGATTCAAAGTTTTCTGGGTTTGGCTGGTTATTATAGATGATATGAAAGATTTCTCGAAGATTGCCCGTCCGATGACCAATCTgatgaagaaagacaagaaatttgagtggactgaggagtgtgagGAAGCCTTCTGAACATTGAAGGAGAAATTGACTATTGCACCGGTTTTAACCCTTCTAGACAGAACGTCTGAATATCTTGTGTATAATGATGCCTCGAAAAATGGGTTAGGGTGCGTGTTGATGCAAGATCGAAAGGTCATCTCTTATGCATCAAAGCAACTTAAACCACATGAAGTCAATTACCCGACTCATGACTTGGAGCTGACAGCCATTGTTTTTGCTCTGAAAATTTAGAGACATTACTTGTATGGAGTAAAGTGCAAGAATTATACTGATCATCAAAGCTTGCGATACTTGTATACgcaataaaatttgaatatgagGCAGCGAAGATGGCTAGAGTTGATTAATGACTATGACTTGGAGTTTAATTACCATGAGGGTA
This genomic stretch from Amaranthus tricolor cultivar Red isolate AtriRed21 chromosome 9, ASM2621246v1, whole genome shotgun sequence harbors:
- the LOC130823262 gene encoding uncharacterized protein LOC130823262, which translates into the protein MPPLSSKRLRQRSSNKELLELVMELAEERKSKSKSTAETSSSMSKRISQNKPPTYSRAGEPASLESWWREFDKLFNVVQCPENLRVDQAAFYLQEEADYWWSNARDRVISDPDNPLSWKEFKTLIREKSYPPHIRKQNSNEFARLEMGEMTVDEYYKKFMEYIKYCPDDVPTEEKKMQRFELGLVNEVQFHIDSDRYTTLDAMYQRAAQVGSLIKMGKGKRPEMSSVAATSGEKRKESFIQQNNFLNNKRHQNFNDQHLGNGRNGKPQLGGSNDRKVIKDRHGKERVFFCAKCPNNHPGRDCNGNLVECKYCGKLGHREYESFVKHGHPAQQHSGPQNSRLGNFGNNKNGNDHSGRKQNH